One stretch of Halapricum desulfuricans DNA includes these proteins:
- a CDS encoding carbohydrate kinase family protein: MDDSQVLVAGEALIDLFPATPGPIADAETLTRRAGGAPTNVAVALARLGHPPLLWARLGDDPFGDHLADVLTDNGVREELLERDPERKTAHTLVGEDEDGDQSFTFFADETATFAMQPGAVPAETLDRVEWVHVGGVTLHTEPSRSATLELMERASDRGCTVSFDPNTRADLWPEESVLVETLERALELADVVKTDRDDLSVLVDAADEDALAADLLQRGPHTVLLTRGSEGAMARASEAAPWGPAETAFGGFEVDVVETTGAGDAFVAGTIAGLLGERSLSETVRYASAVGALATTATGAMDGLPSEDDVAEIIADNA; the protein is encoded by the coding sequence ATGGACGATTCACAGGTACTCGTCGCGGGAGAGGCGTTGATCGATCTGTTTCCGGCGACTCCGGGGCCGATCGCCGACGCGGAGACGCTCACGCGCCGGGCGGGCGGCGCACCGACGAACGTCGCGGTCGCGCTGGCCCGGCTCGGCCATCCGCCGCTTCTGTGGGCACGACTCGGCGACGACCCCTTCGGCGATCACCTCGCCGACGTGCTGACCGACAACGGCGTCCGCGAGGAGTTGCTCGAACGCGATCCGGAGCGGAAGACGGCCCACACCCTCGTCGGCGAGGACGAGGACGGCGACCAGTCGTTCACCTTCTTCGCCGACGAGACGGCGACATTCGCGATGCAGCCGGGGGCGGTCCCGGCCGAGACGCTGGATCGCGTCGAGTGGGTCCACGTCGGCGGCGTCACGCTGCACACCGAGCCGTCGCGGTCGGCGACGCTGGAGCTGATGGAGCGCGCGAGCGACCGGGGCTGTACCGTCTCGTTCGATCCGAACACGCGGGCGGACCTCTGGCCCGAAGAGTCGGTGCTCGTCGAGACGCTCGAGCGCGCGCTCGAACTCGCCGACGTGGTCAAGACCGACCGGGACGACCTGTCGGTGCTGGTCGATGCGGCCGACGAGGACGCGCTCGCGGCGGACCTCCTCCAGCGCGGGCCCCATACCGTGCTGCTCACCCGCGGGAGCGAGGGCGCGATGGCCCGCGCGTCCGAAGCGGCTCCCTGGGGCCCGGCTGAGACGGCCTTTGGCGGCTTCGAGGTCGACGTCGTCGAGACGACCGGTGCCGGGGACGCGTTCGTCGCCGGCACGATCGCCGGACTGCTGGGCGAGCGCTCGCTTTCCGAGACCGTCCGTTACGCGAGCGCGGTGGGGGCGCTTGCGACCACCGCGACCGGCGCGATGGAC
- a CDS encoding SRPBCC family protein encodes METVTVTRPIEASSDEIRDALDDLEPFMRASGFDEVEIDGDRLEISKALGLLRISLTLRVSEDEQAALAYEQIDGVFDSMTTAYELTERDGTTAVTARTEFALDAPGGSILDATVVQRQRRKELEAQLDYLEDRVE; translated from the coding sequence ATGGAAACTGTCACTGTCACGCGGCCGATCGAGGCCTCGTCGGACGAGATCCGGGACGCGCTCGACGACCTCGAGCCGTTCATGCGGGCGTCGGGGTTCGACGAGGTCGAGATCGACGGCGACCGACTGGAGATCTCGAAGGCGCTGGGGCTGTTGCGGATATCGCTGACGCTGCGGGTCTCCGAGGACGAGCAGGCGGCGCTGGCGTACGAGCAGATCGACGGGGTCTTCGACTCGATGACGACGGCGTACGAACTCACGGAGCGGGACGGGACGACTGCGGTGACCGCCCGCACGGAGTTCGCGCTCGACGCGCCCGGCGGGTCGATTCTCGACGCGACCGTAGTGCAGCGCCAGCGCCGCAAAGAGCTCGAAGCGCAACTGGACTACCTCGAAGACCGCGTCGAGTGA
- a CDS encoding HAD family hydrolase has protein sequence MADVDSVLFDLDGTLCRRTQDMQAVYERAFERAGETPFGDPPALWEALDGPPDHGDTVGYFGAGLARVAAQHGRSSVDTLAVARALVSEIDDSAVTHLPGAETALESAAAVGPIGVVTNGPRDRQRTKLDALGVTGRFDVVVYGAELPRSKPHTAPFDRALEELDVARERTLYVGNSLAYDVAGAHNAGLSVAWLRADEGAGAYEPEYVIDSLVELPAILREDG, from the coding sequence ATGGCAGACGTTGACTCGGTCCTCTTCGACCTCGACGGGACGCTCTGTCGCCGCACGCAGGACATGCAGGCGGTCTACGAGCGGGCGTTCGAGCGGGCCGGTGAGACGCCGTTCGGCGACCCGCCGGCCCTCTGGGAGGCGCTGGACGGGCCGCCCGATCACGGCGACACGGTCGGATACTTCGGCGCGGGGCTCGCCCGGGTCGCCGCCCAGCACGGTCGATCCAGTGTCGACACGCTCGCGGTCGCCCGCGCGCTGGTCTCGGAGATCGACGACAGCGCGGTAACCCACCTCCCGGGGGCGGAGACCGCGCTGGAGAGCGCGGCGGCGGTCGGCCCGATCGGCGTCGTCACCAACGGGCCGAGAGACCGCCAGCGGACGAAACTCGACGCGCTCGGCGTCACGGGTCGCTTCGACGTGGTCGTCTACGGGGCCGAGCTGCCCCGGTCGAAGCCACACACCGCCCCGTTCGATCGCGCCCTCGAGGAGCTCGATGTCGCCCGAGAGCGGACGCTGTACGTCGGGAACTCGCTGGCCTACGACGTCGCCGGCGCGCACAACGCCGGGCTGTCGGTGGCGTGGTTGCGAGCGGACGAAGGGGCCGGGGCGTACGAACCGGAGTACGTGATCGACTCGCTGGTCGAACTGCCGGCGATACTGCGGGAGGACGGATGA
- a CDS encoding phosphotransferase family protein has translation MSRLAGAFDGESAHAAAAAALETIDDAAVAVEPIDRGRRKQTALARFANRGPVVVQVCAERTWLRTEAALLGAVRRRTFVPVPPVLAAGAHDGVAYMLTAYVAGDDLHEAFVSIGEGARRDLARWFGAALARLHEAFRFDGHGRLGLADGALASDGRDWGPWFREYGRRAIDRLPSAFDSLRGDLRAVVAAGSDDEPDARLFPWDFRPGNALVAGDSVTAVVDWEAPLAAAPALSVAKSEYLVADWYIADPEPLRQAFRGGYADVRPFPAIRPAHRVAAIAESAVDSDGEVTNPRYPPVEKSEAIAFHRDALTEALAETR, from the coding sequence ATGAGTCGGCTGGCTGGCGCGTTCGACGGCGAGTCGGCGCATGCCGCGGCTGCGGCCGCGCTCGAGACGATCGACGACGCCGCGGTCGCGGTCGAGCCGATCGATCGCGGGCGTCGAAAGCAGACGGCGCTCGCTCGGTTCGCGAACCGGGGACCGGTCGTCGTGCAGGTCTGTGCCGAGCGGACCTGGCTTCGTACCGAGGCGGCGCTGTTGGGCGCGGTGCGCCGGCGAACGTTCGTCCCGGTGCCGCCGGTGCTCGCCGCGGGGGCGCACGACGGCGTCGCGTACATGCTCACCGCCTACGTCGCCGGCGACGATCTCCACGAGGCGTTCGTCTCGATCGGGGAGGGGGCGCGACGGGACCTCGCGCGCTGGTTCGGGGCGGCGCTCGCCCGGCTCCACGAGGCGTTCCGGTTCGACGGGCACGGGCGACTGGGCCTCGCTGACGGGGCCCTCGCGTCGGACGGCCGGGACTGGGGGCCGTGGTTCCGGGAATACGGCCGGCGAGCGATCGACCGGCTCCCGTCGGCGTTCGACTCGCTCCGGGGTGATCTCCGAGCCGTCGTCGCGGCCGGGTCCGACGACGAGCCCGACGCGCGACTGTTCCCGTGGGACTTCCGGCCGGGAAACGCGCTGGTCGCCGGCGACTCGGTCACGGCGGTCGTCGACTGGGAAGCGCCGCTCGCGGCCGCGCCTGCCCTCTCGGTCGCCAAATCCGAGTACCTCGTCGCGGACTGGTATATCGCCGATCCCGAACCGCTCCGGCAGGCATTCAGAGGGGGCTACGCCGACGTCAGGCCCTTTCCGGCGATCCGTCCCGCTCATCGGGTCGCCGCGATCGCCGAGAGCGCTGTCGATTCCGACGGCGAGGTGACCAATCCTCGATACCCACCGGTCGAAAAGAGCGAAGCTATTGCGTTCCATCGAGACGCGCTGACGGAGGCACTGGCCGAGACCCGATAG
- a CDS encoding response regulator: MDESFRVLAVDDDPGISELIAEFLPREDDRFTVETALSATEALGRFERETFDAIISDYQMPDIDGLELLETIREGFDSDIPFIVFTGKGREEVAIDALNLGADRYLQKGGDPTSQYSVLADAVRNEIEKHQTKSELRALNRELTAQNQQLEAYTEQLEATERRLRDEIEERKERERELRRHKRLLDALFDFVPIHLFIKDREARHLWVSSEFYDDPERWIGKRDTEVEYDVPDEFSEEAYQDDLRVIEEGEQIIDKETYDEARDRYFLTSKVPWRDEDGDIVGLLGYSFDITDQRAREQRLRTIVDNLPGIVYRCEQRPGWPMEMVRGRVEELTGYTAEQIECGTVSWGDDIMVPDDRERVWEDVDLAVENDDPFELTYRIETRSGERRSVWERGRPAQVADDATQIEGFIMDIPENIRNMGGE; encoded by the coding sequence ATGGACGAGTCGTTTCGAGTGCTGGCGGTCGACGACGATCCGGGCATCTCGGAACTGATCGCCGAGTTCTTGCCCCGGGAAGACGATCGTTTCACCGTCGAGACAGCTCTGTCGGCGACCGAGGCGCTGGGCCGATTCGAGCGGGAGACGTTCGACGCGATCATCTCCGACTATCAAATGCCCGATATCGACGGGCTCGAATTGCTGGAGACGATCCGGGAGGGGTTCGACAGCGATATCCCGTTCATCGTGTTCACCGGCAAGGGGCGAGAGGAGGTCGCGATCGACGCGCTCAACCTCGGAGCCGATCGGTACCTCCAGAAGGGGGGTGACCCCACCTCTCAGTACAGCGTGCTGGCCGATGCGGTCCGCAACGAGATCGAGAAACATCAGACGAAATCGGAATTGCGTGCGCTGAACCGGGAACTCACGGCACAGAACCAGCAGCTGGAAGCTTACACCGAGCAACTCGAGGCGACCGAACGGCGACTCCGAGACGAAATCGAGGAGCGAAAGGAACGCGAACGGGAGTTGCGACGCCACAAACGGCTTCTCGACGCCCTGTTCGATTTCGTCCCGATACACCTGTTCATCAAGGACCGGGAGGCGCGCCACCTCTGGGTGAGCAGCGAGTTCTACGACGATCCCGAGCGCTGGATCGGTAAACGGGATACAGAAGTCGAATACGATGTCCCGGATGAGTTCTCCGAGGAGGCGTATCAAGATGACCTGCGGGTCATCGAAGAGGGGGAGCAGATTATCGATAAAGAAACCTACGACGAAGCTCGAGACAGGTATTTCCTCACGTCGAAAGTGCCCTGGCGCGACGAGGACGGCGACATCGTCGGGCTCCTCGGCTATTCGTTCGACATCACCGACCAGAGAGCACGCGAACAGCGACTCCGGACGATCGTCGACAACCTGCCCGGAATCGTCTATCGATGCGAGCAACGACCGGGATGGCCGATGGAGATGGTCCGCGGCCGTGTCGAGGAGCTGACCGGCTACACGGCCGAGCAGATCGAGTGCGGCACGGTGAGCTGGGGCGACGACATCATGGTCCCGGACGACAGAGAGCGGGTCTGGGAAGACGTCGATCTGGCTGTCGAGAACGACGACCCCTTCGAGCTGACCTATCGGATCGAGACGCGATCCGGCGAGCGGCGATCAGTCTGGGAACGGGGACGGCCTGCACAGGTAGCAGACGACGCGACTCAAATAGAGGGATTTATCATGGACATCCCCGAGAATATCCGGAACATGGGCGGAGAATGA
- a CDS encoding DUF2249 domain-containing protein — translation MEPTDVLDSEAVPDRAGHETLDVRELPPPKPLQETLEAVVDLGDVVLIQINDRRPQHLFPKLEERGLEYESTGEDPVYTAIWKP, via the coding sequence ATGGAGCCGACAGACGTGCTCGACAGCGAGGCGGTCCCGGACCGAGCCGGCCACGAGACGCTCGACGTCCGCGAACTGCCGCCGCCGAAACCCCTTCAGGAGACACTCGAGGCGGTCGTCGACCTCGGGGACGTCGTGTTGATCCAGATCAACGACCGGCGGCCCCAGCACCTGTTCCCGAAACTCGAGGAGCGAGGGCTCGAGTACGAGTCGACGGGCGAGGATCCGGTCTACACGGCGATCTGGAAGCCGTGA
- a CDS encoding TIGR04053 family radical SAM/SPASM domain-containing protein, with protein sequence MHPRDIDLSERPFVLVWEVTQACELECKHCRADARPDRRPGELTTAEGKQLLSEAAQFGENQLVVLSGGDPLVRDDLVELVRYGVEQGLSMTLTPSGTDALTPEIVDELADAGLRRLALSVDGATAEAHDEFRGEPGSFEGTVSVARHARERGIPLQINTTVCQETLPELPDLADLVADLGAVLWSVFFLVPIGRGQVLDPIDPERSDRVMEWLLEQSQERSFGVKTTEAPHYRRVATQARQGGEAVAPATADEIGRRTSVRAGNGFAFVSHLGEVYPSGFLPESAGSVRDRSIVDVYRNSDLFTDLRDVEALKGKCGACEYRGVCGGSRSRAYAYTGDPLESDPLCPYVPPEYDGPVPDQVIEGSVSNPADD encoded by the coding sequence ATGCATCCCCGGGATATCGATCTGTCGGAGCGGCCGTTCGTCCTCGTCTGGGAGGTCACCCAGGCCTGTGAACTCGAGTGCAAGCACTGCCGGGCGGACGCCCGGCCCGACCGCCGTCCGGGCGAGCTGACGACCGCGGAGGGAAAGCAGTTGCTCTCGGAGGCGGCCCAATTCGGTGAGAATCAGCTCGTCGTGCTCTCGGGCGGTGACCCGCTCGTCCGGGACGACCTGGTCGAACTCGTCCGGTACGGCGTCGAGCAGGGACTGTCGATGACACTCACGCCCAGCGGAACCGACGCGCTGACGCCCGAGATTGTCGATGAACTGGCCGACGCGGGGCTGCGACGGCTGGCGCTGAGCGTCGACGGCGCGACCGCCGAGGCCCACGACGAGTTCCGCGGCGAGCCGGGCAGTTTCGAGGGGACGGTCTCGGTCGCGCGCCACGCCCGCGAACGGGGCATCCCGCTGCAGATCAACACGACCGTCTGTCAGGAGACGCTCCCCGAGCTTCCCGACCTGGCAGATCTGGTGGCGGACCTCGGGGCCGTGCTCTGGTCGGTGTTCTTCCTCGTGCCGATCGGCCGCGGACAGGTCCTCGATCCGATCGATCCCGAGCGGTCGGATCGAGTCATGGAGTGGCTACTCGAACAGTCCCAGGAGCGATCGTTCGGTGTCAAAACGACCGAAGCGCCACACTACCGCCGGGTCGCGACGCAGGCACGGCAGGGCGGCGAGGCCGTCGCACCCGCCACGGCCGACGAGATAGGCCGGCGGACGAGCGTCCGGGCCGGCAACGGGTTCGCGTTCGTGAGCCACCTCGGGGAGGTGTACCCGTCGGGGTTCCTCCCCGAGTCGGCCGGCTCGGTCCGGGACCGCTCGATCGTCGACGTCTACCGGAACTCCGACCTGTTTACCGATCTGCGGGATGTCGAGGCCCTGAAAGGGAAGTGCGGGGCCTGCGAGTACCGCGGCGTCTGCGGGGGGTCTCGCTCGCGGGCGTACGCCTACACCGGCGACCCACTCGAGAGCGATCCGCTGTGCCCGTACGTTCCCCCAGAGTACGACGGGCCGGTGCCCGATCAGGTGATCGAGGGATCGGTTTCGAATCCGGCCGACGACTGA